From Nonlabens sp. Ci31, the proteins below share one genomic window:
- a CDS encoding RagB/SusD family nutrient uptake outer membrane protein translates to MKIYKSIIFLFLGMLVFTACDDALTVEPRDNRVTEAELFQDPATYRGIIAKAYAGLAVGGQAGGDGDADISGIDGGFSNYLRLYWNMQELTTDEAIIAWNDGTIKDLHGHVWTDGNEFINAMFSRVNYQIAVCNEFLALSTDAKLNEYNIPADIRADVAEYRAEARFLRAYSYYHGMDLFGKMPFRDVNYDPAVLPEVKNRAELFEFIELELLAIEDDMVDARMNEYGRADKAALWMLLSKIYLNAEVYTGSERNTDAITQLNKVILAGYTVPNVPYAYSFQADNNRNGAESEFIWTINFDGLNTQTFGGTTYLTHAPVGGNMDPTEFGINGGWGGIRTTPEFVELFPGEENSADTRETFFTDDQTKEIADVGQFKDGFAIQKFKNINVDGSAGVDQAGDFVDIDFPVFRLSDAYLMYAEAVLRGGAGGDLNTAEAYINIIRERAYGNTSGNVTAGQIDLGFLLDERARELHWETHRRQDLVRFGQFTTSKVWAWKGNVQNGTTTAAYRNLLPIPAQELNQNPNLQPQNTGY, encoded by the coding sequence ATGAAAATATACAAATCAATTATCTTTTTGTTTCTTGGGATGCTTGTTTTTACTGCATGTGATGATGCACTTACAGTAGAGCCGAGAGATAACCGGGTTACAGAAGCAGAGTTATTTCAAGATCCTGCCACCTATCGTGGCATTATTGCCAAAGCTTATGCAGGTCTTGCCGTAGGTGGACAAGCTGGTGGTGACGGTGATGCAGACATTTCTGGAATCGATGGTGGTTTTTCCAACTACCTAAGATTATACTGGAACATGCAAGAACTGACCACAGACGAGGCGATTATCGCTTGGAATGATGGAACGATCAAAGATTTACACGGCCATGTATGGACAGATGGGAATGAATTTATCAACGCCATGTTCTCAAGAGTGAATTATCAAATAGCGGTTTGTAATGAATTCTTAGCTCTAAGTACAGATGCAAAACTAAATGAATACAATATCCCAGCAGATATTAGAGCAGATGTTGCAGAGTATCGCGCTGAAGCAAGGTTTTTAAGAGCTTATTCTTACTATCATGGAATGGATCTTTTTGGCAAAATGCCTTTTAGAGATGTAAACTACGATCCAGCGGTTTTACCAGAAGTGAAAAATCGCGCTGAGTTATTTGAATTTATAGAATTAGAATTGTTAGCTATTGAAGATGATATGGTAGACGCTCGTATGAATGAATATGGACGCGCAGACAAAGCGGCGCTGTGGATGCTTTTATCAAAAATTTATCTAAATGCTGAAGTCTATACAGGTTCAGAAAGAAATACAGACGCAATTACACAGTTGAATAAAGTAATTTTAGCTGGCTATACAGTACCTAACGTACCTTATGCTTACAGTTTCCAAGCAGACAACAATCGTAATGGTGCAGAGAGCGAATTTATCTGGACTATCAATTTTGATGGTTTAAATACACAAACTTTCGGTGGTACTACTTATTTGACTCACGCTCCAGTAGGTGGAAATATGGACCCAACAGAATTCGGTATCAACGGTGGTTGGGGCGGTATTAGAACTACACCAGAATTTGTAGAATTATTTCCAGGAGAAGAAAACTCTGCTGACACGAGAGAGACGTTCTTTACCGATGATCAAACAAAAGAAATTGCAGATGTAGGACAATTTAAAGATGGCTTTGCTATTCAGAAATTTAAAAACATCAACGTAGACGGATCTGCTGGTGTGGATCAAGCAGGTGATTTTGTAGATATTGATTTTCCTGTCTTTCGTTTATCAGATGCGTACTTAATGTATGCTGAAGCTGTCTTAAGAGGTGGCGCAGGTGGAGACCTCAACACGGCCGAAGCCTATATCAACATCATACGTGAAAGAGCTTATGGTAACACTAGTGGAAATGTAACTGCTGGACAAATAGACTTAGGTTTCTTACTAGATGAAAGAGCTCGTGAATTACACTGGGAAACACATAGACGTCAAGATTTAGTGCGTTTCGGACAGTTCACTACTTCTAAGGTATGGGCTTGGAAAGGAAATGTACAAAATGGTACCACAACAGCCGCTTACAGAAACCTCTTGCCTATTCCAGCACAAGAGTTAAATCAAAATCCTAATCTACAACCACAAAACACTGGTTACTAA
- a CDS encoding SusC/RagA family TonB-linked outer membrane protein: MNQKSKAVLLLFLLPFFAFAQSVITGTVLESNGLPALGATVSIKGTSNGTSTDFDGKYTLNNVPSDAVILFSFVGYTTQEIPFTGQTSINITLEENPSELDAIVLIGYGSTKKANVTAAQTTVNEEEFNKGAIVSPGQLIAGKVAGVQVTAASGRPGDGPTIRVRPGSTLGGNQDALYVVDGVPLDQRNASLNSINPADIESFTILKDASATAIYGNRASNGVVLITTKKAKLNSDLKLGYDVQFAVNQVQNYADVLSADEFRQLITDQGRDPSVLGTANTDWQNEIYQNGTRVIHSLTAEKGYETTSIRASLGYTNEHGTLLRSGYERATLGLNVRQNFLKGDLKLTFTSQMAQEEIRNADGGAIGAAVVFDPTQSIFNNTGAFGGYFEYTNTTGPEPNAPRNPLGLLNSLDSQLDNSQARLNLNAAYNIRQVLGLKFTGNAGIDYNEFDSYSIRDFNSGAGARGNNRSFSEGFRRNQLLDGRFDYKRTLESLDTDMDLTLGGSYQDFTRQTTGRSTINNSLQENPVGIDDSALVTAFARASFDIKDLVVLSGSASRNGSSRFSEENRWANFYGVSGALKLTNTNFVQNSGFLSQLKLRGGFGQTGQQDIPVSFAFLSVFTPGQPQAAVQFGDQFVTTIRPEGAIDLKWETTDQWNAGIDLGFFDDRITGSVDGFYRETSDLLLFGPLPSGGLENGSFQNAGSTLSRGIESSISVKMIQSENMNWTLSANATVQEIEITDLAGAENAPVQVGGISGGVGNNIQEWSVGSDPTTFSVFRQVYDQDGNPLDGVFVDTNGDNIINDADRVRYKKANHDVYFGFTSNFNYKNLDLSFTFRGAAGGYNYNNVASNAANYGSIFPTNTQNPIYVNAPVDVLDTNFSQQRLFSDYYIQKSDFIKLDNISLGYNFPGDKVDIRASVTGTNLITITDYDGVDPEVFGGIDNNLFPRNRGLIFGLGFNF, from the coding sequence ATGAATCAAAAATCCAAAGCAGTTTTACTGTTATTTTTACTACCGTTTTTTGCATTTGCTCAAAGTGTAATTACTGGAACAGTATTGGAATCTAACGGCTTACCAGCTTTAGGAGCTACTGTTTCAATAAAAGGAACATCTAACGGTACATCAACCGATTTTGATGGGAAATACACGTTAAATAATGTTCCTAGCGATGCTGTCATTCTGTTCTCTTTTGTAGGTTATACCACTCAGGAAATTCCTTTTACGGGACAGACCTCCATCAATATTACTTTAGAAGAAAATCCTTCTGAGTTAGATGCCATCGTACTTATAGGATATGGAAGCACTAAAAAAGCAAATGTAACCGCAGCGCAAACGACTGTAAATGAAGAAGAGTTTAACAAAGGAGCCATCGTATCCCCTGGCCAATTAATAGCTGGTAAAGTGGCAGGTGTGCAAGTTACCGCTGCTTCTGGTCGTCCAGGCGACGGCCCTACCATCAGAGTACGTCCTGGTTCTACACTAGGTGGAAATCAAGATGCTCTTTATGTAGTAGATGGGGTGCCATTAGATCAGCGTAATGCGAGTCTTAATTCTATCAACCCAGCAGACATTGAGTCGTTCACTATTCTTAAAGATGCGAGTGCTACCGCTATATATGGTAACCGTGCTTCTAATGGTGTCGTTTTAATCACGACCAAAAAAGCAAAATTAAATAGCGACCTTAAATTGGGATACGATGTTCAATTTGCAGTCAACCAAGTTCAAAACTATGCTGATGTATTAAGTGCAGACGAGTTTAGACAACTGATTACAGACCAAGGAAGAGATCCTTCTGTATTAGGTACCGCAAATACTGACTGGCAAAATGAAATTTACCAAAATGGTACTAGAGTCATCCATAGCCTTACTGCAGAGAAAGGTTATGAAACTACCTCCATACGTGCGTCACTTGGTTACACTAACGAACATGGTACTTTGTTGAGGTCTGGTTATGAAAGAGCTACATTAGGACTTAATGTGAGACAGAATTTTCTTAAAGGAGATTTAAAACTAACCTTCACTTCTCAAATGGCTCAAGAGGAAATCAGAAATGCTGATGGTGGTGCTATAGGCGCTGCTGTAGTTTTTGATCCTACGCAATCTATTTTTAATAATACCGGCGCTTTTGGCGGTTATTTTGAATACACCAACACTACAGGTCCAGAACCTAATGCACCTCGTAATCCATTAGGACTATTAAATAGTTTAGATTCCCAATTAGACAATTCACAAGCCAGATTAAATCTTAACGCTGCTTATAACATCAGACAAGTTCTTGGTTTAAAATTTACTGGTAATGCAGGTATCGATTATAATGAATTTGATAGTTATTCTATTAGAGACTTCAACTCTGGAGCTGGTGCTCGTGGAAATAACAGAAGCTTTAGTGAAGGGTTTAGAAGAAACCAATTGCTAGATGGTCGCTTTGATTATAAGCGAACTTTAGAATCTCTAGATACTGATATGGATCTAACATTAGGTGGAAGTTATCAAGATTTTACTCGTCAAACAACTGGTCGTTCTACCATAAACAACTCCTTGCAAGAAAATCCAGTAGGCATAGATGACTCTGCACTGGTCACCGCATTTGCAAGAGCTTCCTTTGACATTAAGGATTTAGTTGTTTTATCAGGTAGTGCTTCCCGTAATGGTAGTTCTCGTTTTTCTGAAGAAAATAGATGGGCTAATTTCTACGGTGTTAGTGGAGCCTTAAAATTAACCAACACTAATTTTGTTCAGAACAGTGGCTTCTTATCTCAATTAAAACTACGTGGCGGTTTTGGTCAGACAGGACAGCAAGATATCCCTGTATCTTTTGCATTCCTATCCGTTTTCACACCAGGACAACCTCAAGCGGCTGTACAATTTGGAGATCAATTTGTCACTACAATACGTCCAGAAGGAGCCATTGACTTAAAGTGGGAAACTACAGATCAGTGGAATGCCGGTATCGACTTAGGTTTCTTTGACGACCGTATTACGGGTAGCGTAGATGGTTTTTATAGAGAAACAAGTGACCTATTGCTTTTCGGCCCGCTTCCATCTGGAGGGTTAGAAAATGGAAGTTTTCAGAATGCTGGTTCTACTTTAAGTAGAGGTATCGAGTCCAGTATTTCTGTAAAGATGATTCAGTCTGAAAATATGAATTGGACCTTATCTGCAAATGCTACCGTACAAGAAATAGAAATTACCGACCTTGCCGGTGCTGAAAACGCTCCCGTACAAGTAGGCGGGATTTCGGGAGGTGTAGGAAACAATATCCAAGAATGGTCGGTAGGATCTGACCCGACTACCTTCAGTGTTTTCCGTCAAGTATACGATCAAGATGGAAATCCGTTAGATGGTGTCTTTGTAGATACCAATGGTGATAATATCATCAACGATGCCGATAGAGTTCGTTATAAAAAAGCAAATCATGATGTGTATTTTGGATTCACTTCCAACTTCAATTATAAAAATCTAGATTTAAGTTTTACCTTTAGAGGTGCCGCTGGCGGTTACAACTACAATAACGTGGCTTCTAACGCAGCTAACTACGGTAGTATTTTCCCAACGAACACACAGAATCCAATTTATGTCAATGCGCCGGTAGATGTTTTAGATACCAACTTCTCTCAACAGCGATTATTTTCTGATTACTACATCCAGAAATCTGATTTTATCAAGTTGGATAACATCTCGTTAGGTTATAATTTCCCAGGCGACAAAGTAGATATAAGAGCCTCCGTTACAGGAACTAACCTTATAACTATTACAGATTACGACGGGGTTGATCCTGAAGTATTCGGTGGTATAGACAACAATCTTTTCCCTCGTAACAGAGGACTAATCTTTGGATTAGGGTTTAATTTTTAA
- a CDS encoding LacI family DNA-binding transcriptional regulator produces the protein MAQKITLKKIAQDLKVSISTVSKALRDSHEISIETRDKIKEYAKEFNYKPNSIALSLKNQKTKKIGIIIPEIVHHFFATVISGVERVANEKGYQVIITLSGESFDKEVVNMDMLANGSIDGFIMSLSKETMEKQDFHHLREVTNQGMPIVMFDRVSNDIPCDKVIIDDVAAGHEATEFLLRKGKNKLGIISTVDYVNVGRLRSQGFKQALQQRGFEVEDQQFLKIEDIDSCESAIENFVVNNNFDAVVAVNELFAVMASKALQKAGKKIPEDVAIVAFTDGILSKFASPTLTTIGQNGEEMGGIAAAKLIEKLESKDHDNETYETVIVKTTLIERESTP, from the coding sequence ATGGCTCAAAAGATTACACTTAAGAAAATAGCGCAAGACTTAAAAGTCTCTATATCAACTGTCTCTAAGGCATTGAGAGATTCACATGAAATAAGTATTGAGACTAGAGACAAGATCAAAGAGTACGCAAAGGAGTTCAATTACAAGCCTAATAGTATAGCACTGAGTCTTAAGAATCAGAAGACAAAAAAGATCGGGATCATCATTCCCGAAATTGTTCACCATTTTTTTGCGACAGTTATTTCGGGAGTGGAACGCGTGGCAAATGAAAAAGGCTATCAGGTCATTATCACCTTGTCTGGAGAGAGTTTTGATAAAGAAGTTGTCAACATGGATATGCTGGCAAATGGCAGTATAGACGGTTTTATCATGAGCCTTTCCAAAGAAACCATGGAGAAACAGGATTTCCACCATTTAAGAGAGGTGACTAATCAAGGAATGCCTATAGTAATGTTTGATCGTGTATCTAACGATATACCTTGCGATAAAGTGATTATTGATGATGTTGCCGCAGGTCATGAAGCGACGGAGTTCTTATTGAGAAAAGGTAAAAACAAATTAGGTATTATCAGTACCGTAGACTACGTTAACGTGGGTAGATTGCGTTCTCAAGGCTTTAAACAAGCATTGCAACAACGGGGTTTTGAAGTAGAAGACCAGCAATTTCTCAAAATAGAAGACATTGACAGTTGTGAAAGCGCTATCGAAAATTTTGTAGTAAATAACAATTTTGATGCCGTAGTAGCAGTAAACGAGTTGTTTGCAGTTATGGCGAGTAAAGCCTTGCAAAAGGCAGGCAAGAAAATACCAGAAGATGTTGCTATTGTTGCGTTTACGGATGGAATACTTTCTAAATTTGCCAGTCCTACTTTAACGACTATAGGACAGAACGGTGAAGAAATGGGAGGGATCGCTGCTGCAAAACTGATTGAAAAGCTAGAGTCTAAAGATCACGATAATGAAACTTACGAAACCGTTATCGTAAAAACTACACTGATAGAAAGAGAATCTACACCATAA
- a CDS encoding MFS transporter, with translation MQKPKLGFWDIWNMSFGFLGIQFGFALQGSTMSRIFETLGAEESEIPLLWIAAPLAGLIVQPIIGYLSDNTWHKRLGRRRPFFLIGAILSSIALLFMPYSSEVWMAAGLLLVLDASINISMEPFRALVADKLPESQRSYGFVVQTLIIGVGTWVASNLPKWVNNTLEISNEAAPGVVPDSVKVAFGVGAFVFITSILVTIFTTKEYTPEEMAAFDDAGEPEEKKGMLATILGTYALMPLIMKKLGVVQFFSWFAFFAMWTLANPALTSHIYNASKPDVMEFAQLTTNEDGEEEAVRSSENEIVFLSETSKTAYKSLDKAYNEASDDVGSKMGIYGLTSMIFALLLTFYTAYKSINRKYIHMGSLLAGALGFLYMFYSPGAPDNLYISFGLIGIAWGSILSMPYAMLSSSVESSKMGLMMGVFNMFIVIPQIIAAVGGVVLLHNLIGEESIHAMTIAGVFLIIAAFSNLLITNKKAITYQPAITND, from the coding sequence ATGCAAAAACCTAAGTTAGGTTTCTGGGATATTTGGAACATGAGTTTCGGATTTCTCGGTATTCAGTTTGGTTTTGCCCTTCAAGGCTCTACCATGTCACGTATTTTTGAAACATTAGGAGCAGAGGAGTCTGAAATTCCATTATTATGGATTGCCGCGCCACTTGCTGGTCTTATCGTACAACCCATTATAGGTTACCTCAGTGACAATACTTGGCACAAAAGATTAGGACGTCGCCGTCCTTTCTTTCTTATAGGAGCTATTTTGAGTTCTATCGCCTTGCTATTTATGCCCTATTCTTCAGAAGTATGGATGGCTGCGGGCTTACTACTCGTCCTAGATGCCTCCATTAACATCTCTATGGAGCCTTTTAGAGCGCTTGTTGCAGATAAACTGCCAGAATCACAACGCAGTTACGGGTTTGTAGTACAAACCTTAATCATAGGTGTGGGGACATGGGTAGCCAGCAACTTACCTAAATGGGTCAACAATACATTAGAAATTTCAAATGAAGCTGCTCCTGGAGTCGTTCCAGATTCTGTGAAAGTAGCTTTTGGGGTGGGCGCTTTTGTTTTTATTACTTCCATTCTCGTAACCATATTTACTACAAAAGAATATACTCCTGAAGAAATGGCTGCGTTTGATGATGCCGGGGAGCCAGAAGAGAAAAAAGGAATGCTCGCTACCATATTAGGGACCTATGCCTTAATGCCTTTAATCATGAAAAAATTAGGAGTGGTACAATTCTTCTCCTGGTTTGCATTCTTTGCGATGTGGACACTGGCAAATCCTGCGCTTACCAGTCATATATACAATGCCTCTAAACCAGATGTCATGGAGTTTGCTCAATTAACAACTAATGAAGATGGGGAAGAAGAGGCTGTTAGGTCTTCAGAAAATGAAATCGTATTTTTAAGTGAAACATCAAAAACAGCATACAAAAGCTTAGATAAAGCTTATAATGAAGCTAGTGATGATGTGGGTTCTAAAATGGGTATCTACGGATTAACCTCCATGATTTTTGCGTTACTTCTTACGTTCTATACCGCTTACAAGTCCATCAACAGAAAATACATTCACATGGGAAGTTTGCTCGCAGGAGCTCTCGGTTTCTTGTATATGTTTTACAGTCCAGGGGCCCCAGATAACCTCTACATATCATTTGGGCTCATCGGTATTGCGTGGGGTAGTATTTTATCCATGCCTTATGCCATGCTTTCCAGCTCTGTTGAATCCTCTAAAATGGGATTAATGATGGGGGTCTTTAATATGTTTATTGTCATCCCACAAATAATAGCCGCTGTAGGAGGGGTAGTTTTATTGCATAATTTAATTGGAGAAGAATCTATTCATGCGATGACTATTGCTGGAGTATTCTTAATTATTGCAGCATTCTCTAATTTACTAATTACAAATAAAAAGGCGATTACTTATCAGCCTGCTATTACAAACGATTAA
- the pgmB gene encoding beta-phosphoglucomutase translates to MVKKAFIFDLDGVIVDTAKFHFIAWQRLAASLDINFTEEENEQLKGVSRVNSLKKILEWGKKEISPEVFQQKMDQKNEEYLDLIKSLSTKDIMPGVHDFLLNLKKQELPIALGSASKNARPILQKLGILDLFEVIVDGTDVTKAKPDPEVFLSACQQLNYTAQDSIVFEDSVAGVQAANTAGMISIGLGEENILHEADEVFTHFTDMPQDYINTLLSQKK, encoded by the coding sequence ATGGTTAAAAAAGCATTCATATTTGATTTAGATGGCGTTATAGTGGATACAGCAAAGTTCCATTTTATAGCTTGGCAGCGATTAGCGGCGTCTTTAGACATCAATTTTACAGAAGAAGAAAACGAACAACTGAAAGGAGTTTCTAGGGTGAATTCACTTAAGAAAATCTTAGAATGGGGAAAGAAAGAAATCTCTCCAGAAGTCTTTCAACAAAAAATGGATCAAAAGAACGAAGAGTATCTCGATCTTATAAAAAGCCTAAGCACAAAAGACATTATGCCAGGAGTGCACGACTTCCTTTTAAACTTAAAAAAGCAAGAGCTACCTATTGCATTAGGAAGTGCGAGTAAAAATGCACGGCCTATTTTACAAAAATTAGGAATACTAGACCTGTTTGAAGTTATTGTAGATGGAACTGACGTTACTAAAGCAAAACCAGATCCAGAAGTATTCCTTAGCGCTTGCCAGCAATTAAATTATACGGCTCAAGACAGTATCGTCTTTGAAGACAGTGTTGCAGGAGTGCAAGCTGCAAACACCGCTGGAATGATTTCCATAGGATTGGGAGAAGAAAACATATTGCATGAGGCAGATGAGGTTTTTACACACTTTACAGATATGCCCCAGGATTATATCAACACATTACTAAGTCAAAAGAAATGA
- a CDS encoding glycoside hydrolase family 65 protein, with protein sequence MNQEYIIPNAWSIIEEGWKPSQVESSESLFSIGNGAMGQRANFEEKYSGDTFQGSYLAGVYYPDKTRVGWWKNGYPEYFAKVLNAPNFIGIDVFVDGEELDLATAQEVSDYRRELNMKEGWYERSFVAHFSDDKAIKVVARRFMSLEIDELAVMNYKVTAVKGDVRISFQPYIDAGITNEDTNWDDKFWEVEELVSEDHQGLVRSRTNKTNFYVATYMQSELIKNGEHVQYAAHFDQNNTLIRHKAVCDIAQGESVTLIKYAGYVSSLNHEHWDLFTAAKAVLHKATALGYKSLLKLQADSWAQIWAMADITIDGDLKAQQGIRFNIFQLNQTYSGKDSRLNIGPKGFTGEKYGGSTYWDTEAYCIPFYMATKDQQVARNLLRYRYEQLDKAVENAKKLGFSSGAALYPMVTMNGEESHNEWEITFEEIHRNGAMVYAIYNYIRYTGDDSYVPEMGLEVMIAIAKFWHQRATYSQRAKKYMILGVTGPNEYENNVNNNWYTNYLAKWCIEYAVENIHKVKDAHPSDYERIMAKTKLTDHEISAWMDVAANMYMPFDEELGIYLQQDGFLDKEIIPVEELSKENRPINQKWSWDRILRSCYIKQADVLQCFYFFEDHFTKEQLAKHFDFYEPLTVHESSLSPCVHSIQAAKLDRMDQAYKLYVRTARLDLDDYNQEVEEGCHITSMAGTWMSIVEGFGGLQIIDDKPSFTTKLPQQWSGFSFKINFRHQIIEVQVTTSGTKVSLEGKHDQDIILNGEHITLEPQFVNA encoded by the coding sequence ATGAATCAAGAATATATCATACCAAACGCCTGGTCTATCATTGAAGAAGGGTGGAAGCCGTCTCAAGTAGAATCTAGCGAAAGCCTTTTTTCCATCGGTAACGGTGCTATGGGGCAACGAGCAAATTTTGAAGAAAAATATTCAGGAGATACCTTTCAAGGAAGTTACCTAGCAGGAGTTTATTATCCAGATAAAACGAGAGTAGGATGGTGGAAAAATGGCTATCCAGAATACTTTGCAAAAGTTTTAAACGCTCCTAACTTTATAGGAATAGATGTCTTTGTAGATGGAGAAGAGTTGGACCTTGCGACAGCTCAAGAAGTGAGTGATTACCGTCGGGAACTGAATATGAAAGAAGGCTGGTACGAGCGTTCTTTTGTCGCTCATTTTTCTGATGATAAAGCGATTAAAGTAGTTGCGCGCAGGTTTATGAGTCTAGAAATAGATGAGCTTGCAGTGATGAACTACAAAGTAACAGCAGTAAAAGGAGATGTAAGAATTTCTTTTCAGCCGTATATTGATGCAGGAATTACTAATGAAGACACTAACTGGGATGATAAGTTCTGGGAAGTAGAAGAACTGGTTTCTGAAGACCATCAAGGTCTGGTACGCAGCCGAACTAATAAAACCAACTTTTATGTAGCAACTTACATGCAATCAGAGCTGATTAAAAATGGCGAGCATGTGCAATATGCTGCGCATTTTGATCAGAATAATACCCTGATCAGACATAAAGCTGTTTGCGATATCGCTCAAGGCGAAAGCGTCACGCTTATCAAGTATGCCGGTTATGTTTCTAGTTTAAATCATGAACATTGGGACTTGTTTACGGCTGCAAAAGCTGTTTTACATAAAGCGACAGCATTAGGTTATAAAAGTTTGCTTAAATTGCAGGCAGATTCATGGGCGCAAATTTGGGCCATGGCAGATATAACCATAGACGGTGATCTCAAAGCACAGCAAGGGATTCGTTTTAATATCTTCCAATTGAACCAAACTTATTCAGGTAAGGATTCTCGTCTTAACATAGGTCCTAAAGGATTTACTGGAGAGAAATATGGAGGTTCTACCTATTGGGATACAGAGGCTTATTGTATTCCTTTCTACATGGCTACCAAAGATCAACAGGTAGCACGTAATTTATTGAGATATAGATATGAGCAGCTAGACAAGGCCGTTGAAAATGCTAAGAAATTAGGGTTTTCTTCTGGAGCTGCTCTATATCCAATGGTTACTATGAACGGGGAAGAATCTCACAACGAGTGGGAAATTACCTTTGAAGAAATACACCGCAATGGGGCGATGGTTTATGCCATTTACAATTACATCAGGTATACTGGAGATGACAGTTACGTTCCAGAAATGGGACTTGAAGTAATGATCGCTATTGCAAAATTTTGGCACCAACGGGCTACTTATTCCCAGCGAGCTAAGAAGTACATGATCCTAGGCGTTACTGGACCTAATGAATATGAAAACAATGTCAACAACAACTGGTATACCAATTACTTAGCAAAATGGTGTATTGAGTATGCAGTAGAAAATATCCATAAAGTAAAAGACGCACACCCATCTGATTACGAGCGCATCATGGCCAAAACCAAACTGACAGATCACGAGATCTCAGCATGGATGGATGTGGCAGCAAATATGTACATGCCCTTCGATGAAGAATTAGGAATCTACTTACAACAAGATGGATTTTTAGATAAAGAAATCATTCCTGTAGAGGAGCTGTCTAAAGAAAACAGGCCTATCAACCAGAAATGGTCTTGGGATCGTATTTTAAGAAGCTGTTATATAAAACAAGCTGATGTGCTGCAATGCTTTTACTTCTTTGAAGATCACTTTACCAAAGAACAACTCGCAAAGCACTTTGACTTTTATGAACCCTTAACCGTTCATGAAAGCTCGCTTTCTCCTTGTGTTCACAGTATACAAGCAGCAAAGTTAGATCGTATGGATCAGGCTTATAAGCTTTATGTGAGAACCGCTCGTCTCGATCTTGATGACTATAATCAAGAAGTAGAAGAAGGTTGTCATATTACCAGTATGGCAGGAACATGGATGAGTATTGTAGAAGGTTTTGGAGGTCTTCAAATCATTGATGACAAACCTAGTTTTACGACCAAACTTCCTCAACAATGGAGCGGTTTCAGTTTTAAAATCAACTTTAGACATCAGATTATAGAAGTGCAGGTCACGACCTCTGGAACTAAAGTAAGTCTAGAAGGAAAGCACGATCAAGATATTATTCTCAATGGTGAGCACATCACTTTGGAGCCACAATTTGTAAATGCTTAA